The following proteins come from a genomic window of Pirellulales bacterium:
- a CDS encoding glycosyltransferase, which yields MNNTTESAIACARVRLNPLRVLSVIPGGSGSGSMIFAKRQTHSLVGEGVENRNFFLASRTSPWRLWREIWRFRKEIREFQPHVVHTHFGTMTALFCAASTGLPLVITFRGSDLNPCPSMRWWRSFLGRLFSHLSAVRAQHIICVSLQLRRRLWWRQKQISVIPSGVDTDDFRPLPRDQARRELGWGAKDVIVLFNAGKSPAVKRLDLAQAAVEVARREAPAARMVVLDGFTAPQFLPLMMSAADCLLLTSDWEGSPTVVQEALACNLPVVTVNVGDVRERLQGVESTAIVPRNAAAIGKALAAMVMPPRRSNGRAFTEEISLRAIAPQIVDIYRAVLHRPTPAARTDHCAGAEVGGAARAA from the coding sequence GTGAACAACACGACAGAAAGCGCAATAGCTTGCGCCCGGGTGCGCTTAAATCCGCTGCGAGTGCTGTCGGTCATTCCCGGCGGTAGCGGCAGCGGATCGATGATTTTTGCGAAGCGCCAGACACACTCGCTGGTGGGCGAAGGAGTGGAGAATCGCAATTTTTTTCTCGCGAGCCGCACGTCACCGTGGAGATTGTGGCGAGAAATCTGGCGGTTTCGCAAGGAAATTCGTGAATTTCAGCCACATGTGGTGCATACCCATTTTGGCACAATGACCGCATTGTTTTGCGCGGCGAGTACAGGACTTCCATTGGTTATTACGTTCCGGGGCAGCGATTTGAATCCTTGTCCGAGCATGCGTTGGTGGCGAAGTTTCTTGGGCAGATTGTTTTCGCATTTGTCTGCCGTTCGTGCTCAGCACATTATTTGCGTGAGCCTGCAGCTACGGCGTCGGTTATGGTGGCGGCAAAAACAAATCAGCGTGATTCCCTCGGGCGTGGACACCGACGATTTTCGGCCTCTGCCGCGCGATCAAGCCCGCCGGGAGCTGGGTTGGGGTGCAAAAGATGTGATTGTACTTTTCAACGCTGGGAAATCTCCAGCGGTCAAGCGGCTTGATCTCGCCCAAGCAGCCGTTGAAGTCGCACGGCGTGAGGCGCCAGCGGCCCGGATGGTTGTACTCGATGGATTTACCGCTCCCCAGTTTTTGCCGCTGATGATGAGCGCTGCCGATTGCTTATTGTTGACGAGCGATTGGGAAGGTTCGCCAACCGTGGTTCAAGAAGCGCTGGCCTGCAATTTGCCTGTTGTGACGGTGAACGTAGGAGATGTGCGCGAGCGGCTGCAGGGAGTGGAATCGACGGCGATTGTGCCGCGGAATGCTGCCGCGATTGGAAAGGCCCTAGCGGCGATGGTCATGCCGCCACGGCGAAGCAACGGCCGGGCATTCACCGAAGAAATATCGCTGCGGGCTATCGCGCCGCAGATCGTCGACATTTATCGGGCTGTTTTACATCGGCCGACTCCGGCAGCACGAACGGACCATTGTGCGGGAGCCGAAGTGGGCGGTGCCGCGCGCGCAGCGTAG